ATATATGAAGTAAAAAGAATTGATCTTTTTGCCAAAATGATGCGAGACAAACGCACCTTTGGCCAGGACTTCTCATTAACAAACAAGATGGGAAAACTATTTCATCTGGTTTTTAAGGTTTTGAACCTAAATAGTATATTACTAATTCCAAATGAACATGCTTTGATATATATTTCCCATAAACCAAGTATCCAACATGTTACGAAGGCAAACATAACACAGCAAAAACTTGAGAAAACCAAAGTGGATATGACTTACCCTGTTTGAACCATGAATAAATTGAAGTCACATGGATTGGGTAGGACACTCATGCATTTAGTATCAACTTGATGCCTGTAATCTGCTCTACCAGCACGAACATCAAACCCGAATATTCTCTTGTCGGCACCAGCAGACAACACAATCTGTTTATGATGTAGACCAGCAACACCCATGACAGCAGAAGAATGAAGATTCCTGTGCAACGCTTTTGGCTTCCATTTCTCGCCATCTTGTTCGCTCCAAAGCACAACAGCATGGTCACTTCCGCCAGTTAGGAAACATGTATCTTCCCAGGGAGGAAAAACAATGCCATTGATAATACCCTTAACATGCGGCTTGTCCTCTAAGTATCTTACTCGATCTCCCTGTGATTTCATACAAATTTTGCATATATCTGCAATCAACAATACAAGAACCCCAGTAGAAAACTTTTTAACTTTTACGCCATGATATTTGGTCTCACGAGCCTTACCCCTCGACCTTTATTCAGATTCATAACTGATACTTGAGAGTCTCCCCCATCGGCGCTGTATACTGCAAATAGCCTGTTTCCATCTGGGTGCCAGGCTAAATCTTCCGGCCATCTCCGCTGCTTTGAGGATGAACAATCAGTAGAGCTAAGTCGGGAGGCTGATGATCTACAAAAGTCAAGACGTAGAAAGAGAACATGTTATAGATAACAAGATCAACTTTTGAAATAGTTTTAAGTTATAATATTCTATAATCAACCACTCCTTTTCATCCTCTTTGAAACTTCCAATAGGCCTTTGGTTAGTTCTATTTATATTCATATTCACATTTCACCAAAACAACAACAGCAATAAAAGTACTGCATGAAAGGAAGATTGTGATTAACCAAGAAACTGTAGTCTGTGCATGGTATCTCTTGAAGTATCAAACACAAAACAAGATGAAAGTAGAACTGTATAAAATTAATGAAATTTaataaaacaaaagaacaaagcaagattcaaaagcAGTAGAACTAGCACACAATCCATATCACCTATTTACTTTCCAATATTAATTCGAATGTAATAACATTGCTACTCAAAACCTTGGAATACCCTAGCTGGGTATTATTaaggaagcaaaaaaaaaattaaatttaaaaaaaaaataaaaaatgtattaCCTTCCAGCATTCACTGATAAAAAACATTTGAGAAAGATTGTCCATTTAATAGTGAATGTCTTATTATAGCAAATGATCAGAGAGTCAAGAGCCAAACGTTAGACATGTCATGATATTAAAAGTGAGATTCACAAAGTCCAATTGCTTGCAAATCCATAAAGGAGATCTGTACATTTAAGTTCATATCTTGCATATCAGACATTTTGATGCCATCATTGGACCAGTATGTAAGACATAATAGGAAAactataaaattttcaaaaaatattaagGAATTTAACAACAAAGATAAAGATGAAGGGTATACCCCCTAGCCTGAATTTGCCACAAGTTGAGCCCTCCATCCAAAGCACTGCAAGCATTCCACAAAAGTAGCAAGAATAAGCCTCAGAAgatagataaatcttttataataataatgatgatgatgataataaaccTAGCCACTATATATTTTTTATCACTTTAGTTCTAGCAACTTGAATCTTAGAAAATGGTTCCAACAAAAGACGCGGAAAGAAAATGTACTCAAGAATAAAGGTAATACTCCAGAAGCCTCATCATGCATCCTAGCATATGCAAGTTTAAAGAAACTTAAAATCACGACCTTAGATGGCAATCAAATGTCTCACACATGTAGACTTTTTACATTCTTCAATATGGCCGAATCACTAAAACTTAAAGCCTAATAGTCATATTGCAATCGAATTTCCTTTGGTATCAACTGATAAGATTTTACAATAGAGTTGTCGTGGCCAAAAGCTGagagaagtttttttttttttggaggaaAAAAAGAAGGTAGCTCTAACATACTAAAAGGAAAGATTTATAGAAAAGAAATGCGTATATTACCTGGTCACGAAAAGATTATCATTTACAGGACAATAAGCAAGACTCCGCAATTTCCTCTTGTGTTGACTTGAGATATGGTTGCTTGTATGACAATATACCAACTTTGGTGAAGCACTTTTGCGTATTAAAGGAATCAATTCCTTGTGTTCTTTTTGCTCTGGAAAGCAAAATGAAATCTTGTGAAATTAAAGTTACACTTGAAATGGAGAGGACAGCAATATctaacatgaaattcaaagagaaGCACATAACCATTGATATCATCCATGGACTAGCCAAATCCACATAAAATGAAGGCCGCGCTAGAGATGAATGTCTTACCAAACTTCCTTTTGGTCCCTCTGTCCTTGTCTTCAGTACTCTTCTTCTCAGAAGAAGGTCTTTGGGATATTTCAGATTTTACTCTAGAACCAGAACTGTGAACTGATGGACTTGCTTCAGAACCAGAAGTTACGGCAGCTTTTGTAGAAGATCTTGGCGGTGTTGGTTGCGAAGTTTTTGGTTGCACGGCAGGAATAAGAAGTTCTGGTTTGGATTGATGGTGTTTTTTGGAAGAATCTTCATTTCTATCTGTTGGACTGCTTGATCTACGTTCTACCTTCACAGTTTTAATTCCATTGTCTAAGGAACTTCTAGATGACACAGCATTATTAGTTTGACCTCGAAGGCGAGCCAATTTTGTCTCGGAATCTTGCAGCCTTTTTTCTGCTTCCTCAAGCTGCACCAAAACATACATTCAGCAAATAATtctgagaagagattcaaaaaaaaaattgtgcagACTACAGATGATAATGTTTCACAATATCAAAATTAGAAGACAAAAAGTTATCACTTGAAATATTGACAACATGGATAGCATTGCTCCAAACCTAAGAACAATTTATTCATAAATAAGTTTTTCGAAATTCATAGAAAGATTCCATCACAGAATACAGTTTAAACAAGAGCCAAACCAAACTACAGCCATCAAAACATGACACAAAACACATTTGCAGTGTATTCATACTGAAGTCAGAACCAACCAGAGTGAACcaacttgtatgcatgcatatgCAACTGCTACCAAAACAAAAGCGCATTCCAAAGAATAAAAGAGAAAACCAAATGTTGAATACTATCAACAGAAAATTCAAAATAAGTTGTCACAGGATTACAATGACCACATATCAACCTATTAACTAGAAACAAAACTACATGCTTCAGCAGTTAAAGTGAGTTTTGTAGGAGAGTAAAAATACAAGTGGAGAATCAAAATAATCTTAGGAATTTCATAATTGCTGCATTAGGGTTACAAAAACTTCTCTTTTTTCCTTGCTTTCATTAAGAAGCTTATGGaacccaaaaaaaatataaaatttacaatTTTTCCATAAAGAAAGAAATGCATTATGGTTGCCAACAAAAAGCAGAACCAGCCATATAGCAGAGTGAAATGAACTTCATGCAAGTAAAGACTAAAGTATATCAAAAGTATCTATGTTTCTACCTTCAGGAACCAAAAAAAGGGCACACAACAAACCACGATTTTCTCGACTTTTATACcaacaaaacaaagaaaataaagcaaCGAATCAAATAGATTCTTTATAACTGTGAAAACATGAATTCAAAGTTATTCTAACTTTACATCAATTCTGCTACAAAAGAAACAAACACTCATATATAATGAACATGCTCCTTTTTTTTCCCTCCTAGCTCAAATACTGTTAATCATTCGAAACAGTTCaatatcataaataaataaataaataaataaataaacaaatcgaAATGTGGAAGCATAATAACGGAAAAATGAgaggttaaaaagaaaaaaaaataaaaacctgcGATTTGTAATAGGAGAGGCGGTGACGGAGGTTTTTGACTTCGCGAGTACGGTGTTCGATGAGAGCTACCAATGCCTCCTCTTGCTCCTCCTTGGTAGTGGTTCCGCCGGCGCCGTTAACGCCGTTATCTTCGCCGTTATCCATTTTCGGAGATTACTACGATGCTATTTCtctgagaagagaagagaatagaagagaagaagagacgGTAACAGTACTAACATTTCTAAGAGCACGAAAAATGTTAcctaattattaatattaatattaatattaatcaataatcaatacTTATTTGTGTATTATTATcacattaataaattaattaactattaataaataaaaatataaataattgaaGTCGGCGAGctgttttttccaaaaaaataacTTAGtattatagatagatagatatagatagatagatagagagagagaagaaaatatATTCAAATTAAATCCACTAACTATATATCGATGAAGATGATgataacttttcttttttttttttctatcaatGAACAAAAAAATTCATATATGTCAAATATGTTTTTATATGTCATCATCTAATTACATATTATTGGCTAATTCAACTTTTTTATTATGTAAtagttatttttaaaatatataaaaataatatttcattaattgaaaacatgtatatttttagtatttgtTTGTGCGCCATTATCTAGGATAATTCaacgaaaaaatattttttttattttttagagtgtttggcaaatttctagtagtaaaaataaaaatattaaaaaaataaataaaaaaacatctttttttagaagctgtaatttacatctttttttaaaagatcttttttcattaaaaaatatttttcacgtaataaataaacaaaaaagtacttttatattgttatacccaaacataattgataaataaaaaaatcttttaaaatgagatatttaaacataaaattacttttacttttttataaaatttttaaaaaaaaaataattaaaaaaaatattttcataaaaactCAACCAAACAAAACCTTAATATAGTTTCATTTGTATCATCTTTATCATACATTTTCATCTAAATTCTCAATTTTGATCAGCAAAAGAAAACCTAATATCTTATATGCTTATAGTCCATTTGGAGTTGAAATCTTTTCACCAATCATGTTTAAAATTATGTTAAAAcgtaattttaattatataaaatgagttataaaaaaaaagtattttgcaAAAGAAGAAAAACCATAATTTGTTCTCATCACCAAATCGAACACGCAAAGCAGATTTTATTCCAAACATATTACAACACTTCCATTTTTTCTGTCAGCAAAATTAGGAAGTAGATCGATTGGATCAAATCTATTAGATAATTTACTATacataaatcaaaataaataatttcaatacaaaaataattataaaacatAGTTGTGCTATTTTATTTATCACATACTATATTTGGCAAAATGGAATTAAAGTTTGTCAAGGAAACAAATATAGAGCATTCCAAAATATGACCATAATAAAGTGAATCACAGAAAACAAAAGATTGTAAAACCATATAACTTTTCACATTCAGCGTATGGATGCAAAATAAAGGAAGAAAACTTTTGCACCGAAATAGTAAGTTACTTACAAATATAAACTTGCTACTTTTTCATGGGATTGGTAGATAttcattaataaataattaattaatgagtAAACCCTAAAATCTAATTTGAAGTAATAGCGTTAAGAGTTagattataataaaataagagGTTATGGTCAAAATAGTTTCCAAAATTCCACGAGTAGTTTGTCTTTCCTTTtgctctttcttttgtttttatgtcaccaaaaaaaaaatcaaattttataaatatcCAAATAAATTTCTCAATTTCACCGGCGTGAATCTCCGTTGATTAGGGATTTACATGTAAGTTAAACCTAGATCAATTTGGAGAATAAAAGGTTGAGTGGCTAAATTCTTACGAAAAACGGACACTTCATTGAGTTGTCATGTTCACGTGTATTCATTCGACACGTATTTGTTATGTCCAATTAGGAAATggatcttttccatttttttttaccgGAGAGAATAAAAGTGGAATCAGAAATTAATAAGAAAGAGAACAATAAATGGTGAGATCAAACACTGGACACTATCCAATTTTTTTCCCACAGGAGAATTTTTCCCACAGGAGAAGATCCACTCCCGTTCAAttatgtcttaataaaaaattctTGTTCGAACACACTTAAATACATCTAAATATCATCATGTATGAATATGTCCAAccttatttttaacatatatttttaaaataaatttaaaaataatatattattatttattaaacaaaaaatatttaaatactttatataattaaactaaaatattaaaaataacaaaaaaaattaatttatattttaatatcaataaaatatcaaaatatcattataatttatctaaaaaatactttatattttatacatatacatattttcgtatcttataaaattttaaaattcgcatATTTCCCCGCATCAAAGCTAAATTCAAAGTGTGCCATACATCTTAGCTAACAGTGGACCACATAAGGATCCATAAGTCCATTGCCCATACAGAAAATGTTGTGTCATTATCATCTTAGAATATA
The DNA window shown above is from Arachis ipaensis cultivar K30076 chromosome B08, Araip1.1, whole genome shotgun sequence and carries:
- the LOC107613801 gene encoding protein tipD codes for the protein MDNGEDNGVNGAGGTTTKEEQEEALVALIEHRTREVKNLRHRLSYYKSQLEEAEKRLQDSETKLARLRGQTNNAVSSRSSLDNGIKTVKVERRSSSPTDRNEDSSKKHHQSKPELLIPAVQPKTSQPTPPRSSTKAAVTSGSEASPSVHSSGSRVKSEISQRPSSEKKSTEDKDRGTKRKFEQKEHKELIPLIRKSASPKLVYCHTSNHISSQHKRKLRSLAYCPVNDNLFVTSALDGGLNLWQIQARGSSASRLSSTDCSSSKQRRWPEDLAWHPDGNRLFAVYSADGGDSQVSVMNLNKGRGGDRVRYLEDKPHVKGIINGIVFPPWEDTCFLTGGSDHAVVLWSEQDGEKWKPKALHRNLHSSAVMGVAGLHHKQIVLSAGADKRIFGFDVRAGRADYRHQVDTKCMSVLPNPCDFNLFMVQTGTHEKQLRLYDIRLRQTELHAFGWKQESSDSQSALINQAWSPDGLYISSGSVDPVIHIFDIRYNANKPSQSIRAHQKRVFKATWLQSMPVLISISSDLNIGLHKIS